In a single window of the Thermotoga sp. KOL6 genome:
- a CDS encoding IclR family transcriptional regulator — MQVLKRAVEILSCFSMRKPVLSLGEISEQTGMPKPTVYRICNALVELGILTKNPDKTYSLGYKLLELGSIVLSSLEIRKAAIDVMEQLQAITGESIHLGILEGTHVLSIEALESSQSLRTKVYIGKRASLYSTAIGKALLAFLPEKQQEEILEKIKLEPRTKNTITDKLKLIEELRKIRERGYSIDNMEDEEGIRCIGAPILNEKGFAVASISISGPASRISEDKIEEYAKLVTKAAKEISRRLGFLIK; from the coding sequence ATGCAAGTATTAAAAAGGGCGGTAGAGATTTTAAGTTGTTTCAGTATGAGAAAACCCGTTCTCAGTCTCGGAGAAATATCGGAACAGACAGGTATGCCTAAACCGACGGTCTATAGAATCTGTAATGCTCTTGTTGAATTGGGAATTTTGACAAAAAATCCTGATAAAACTTACAGCTTGGGATATAAGCTTTTGGAACTGGGGAGTATAGTACTCTCCTCTCTGGAAATAAGGAAAGCAGCGATAGACGTTATGGAACAACTGCAAGCCATAACTGGAGAATCCATACACCTTGGAATTCTTGAAGGAACGCACGTTCTCTCTATAGAAGCGTTGGAAAGTTCCCAGTCCTTGAGAACAAAGGTTTATATTGGAAAGCGGGCATCTTTGTACAGCACAGCCATTGGAAAAGCTTTGCTAGCTTTTCTTCCTGAAAAGCAGCAGGAAGAAATATTGGAAAAAATCAAATTAGAACCACGAACGAAGAATACCATCACGGATAAGCTAAAACTCATTGAAGAATTGAGAAAGATACGCGAAAGAGGATACTCCATTGATAACATGGAAGATGAAGAAGGAATTCGTTGTATAGGAGCTCCCATTCTAAACGAAAAAGGTTTTGCAGTAGCCTCTATAAGTATCTCAGGGCCAGCTTCGAGAATATCCGAGGACAAAATAGAAGAGTATGCAAAGCTGGTGACAAAAGCTGCGAAAGAAATATCCAGAAGATTGGGCTTTCTGATTAAATGA
- the dapA gene encoding 4-hydroxy-tetrahydrodipicolinate synthase produces MKIHNFRYNVVEKFGRVLLPLITVFKEDQSIDYKTTRKVARYVIERGFCDSIIVSGTTGEFYAMSVDERIRLLREIKDEVGNEVPLIAGTGAIFVEDVIRLNQEAERLGYDAVMVVLPYYCHPEQEGIYQHFKIIAENTSLPIMVYNIPLFVGVNLEPKTLARIAEFDNVIAVKDEAGLHPVQTTDYIKATSGKLAVYSGDDTMILQVLVQGGVGVVSGGAHVVGDIIKAMIDDHLNGKNEEAMKKYHVLMDLFAAFHGVDGKRVNPTPLVKAAFEMISGLPTSAVRLPLIPATDEERAKLKDVLKRIGKID; encoded by the coding sequence ATGAAAATACATAATTTTAGGTACAACGTTGTAGAGAAATTTGGACGAGTGCTTCTGCCTCTCATAACGGTTTTCAAGGAAGATCAGTCGATTGATTACAAAACCACCCGAAAAGTTGCAAGATATGTGATCGAAAGGGGATTTTGTGATTCTATCATTGTGAGTGGAACGACCGGTGAATTCTATGCTATGAGTGTTGACGAAAGAATTAGACTGCTCAGAGAGATCAAAGATGAGGTGGGGAATGAGGTTCCTCTCATAGCGGGAACAGGTGCTATCTTCGTAGAAGATGTTATTAGATTGAATCAAGAGGCAGAAAGGTTGGGGTATGATGCTGTGATGGTGGTACTTCCCTATTATTGTCACCCTGAACAAGAAGGTATTTACCAGCATTTCAAGATAATCGCTGAAAATACCTCTCTTCCTATAATGGTCTACAATATTCCTCTTTTTGTTGGAGTGAACCTTGAACCTAAGACTCTCGCAAGAATAGCGGAGTTCGACAATGTTATTGCAGTTAAAGATGAAGCCGGTCTCCATCCTGTTCAAACTACGGATTATATAAAAGCTACGAGTGGAAAACTGGCTGTCTATTCTGGAGATGACACGATGATTCTTCAAGTTCTTGTGCAGGGAGGAGTAGGTGTTGTAAGTGGTGGAGCGCACGTTGTAGGGGATATTATAAAAGCTATGATAGATGATCATCTGAACGGAAAAAACGAAGAAGCAATGAAGAAATATCATGTTCTTATGGATCTATTTGCTGCTTTTCACGGAGTGGATGGTAAAAGAGTTAATCCTACTCCACTCGTGAAGGCTGCATTCGAGATGATTTCAGGATTACCTACTTCTGCTGTTCGTTTGCCTCTGATTCCTGCGACTGATGAAGAAAGAGCAAAATTGAAGGATGTGTTGAAAAGAATCGGGAAAATAGATTGA
- a CDS encoding sialic acid TRAP transporter substrate-binding protein SiaP encodes MRGWRILLVVLLSLTVIAWSEVKPDYVIRFSTVAAPTQPQVLAMQKFAEIVEELSGGKIKVEVYHSGQLGDQRTELLAVMRGDLEMCSDSAPSWFADLAAMPEFGVFEAAYAFRDLDHMYRVMTSQMVQELFDKLAKKTNLRVLDVWYLGTRELNFIERVGPVRKPEDLKGVKLRMPNNKTFLHMARALGANPTPMSFTEVYLALKTGAVDGQDNPLPTDYSAKFCEVTHYIVLTDHQIGMICPVINEKLWQSMPEEYRNYIKRAIQVARYYMNYTVLEQEAKLLKLFREQYGMEIIVPDKEAFIKHAHEYYLNNPAFDEKWKELYRKIQEM; translated from the coding sequence ATGAGAGGATGGAGGATACTTCTGGTAGTTTTGTTGTCACTAACGGTGATCGCTTGGTCGGAAGTCAAACCAGATTACGTAATTCGTTTCAGTACAGTTGCTGCTCCCACTCAGCCCCAAGTACTTGCGATGCAGAAATTTGCGGAGATAGTAGAAGAGCTTAGTGGCGGAAAAATTAAGGTAGAGGTGTACCATTCGGGACAGTTGGGAGATCAAAGAACAGAGTTACTTGCAGTAATGAGGGGAGACCTCGAGATGTGTAGTGATTCCGCTCCATCGTGGTTCGCTGATCTTGCAGCAATGCCTGAATTTGGTGTCTTCGAGGCGGCTTACGCTTTCAGAGATCTTGACCATATGTACAGAGTTATGACGAGCCAGATGGTTCAGGAACTCTTCGACAAATTGGCAAAGAAAACCAACCTCAGGGTTTTGGATGTTTGGTATCTTGGAACTCGTGAACTCAATTTCATTGAAAGAGTAGGGCCTGTGAGAAAACCGGAGGATCTTAAAGGTGTAAAGCTCAGAATGCCCAACAACAAAACCTTCCTCCACATGGCTCGAGCTTTGGGAGCAAATCCCACACCGATGAGTTTTACAGAAGTTTATCTAGCACTGAAGACAGGAGCCGTGGATGGACAAGATAATCCCCTTCCAACGGATTACAGTGCAAAGTTCTGTGAGGTAACTCACTACATAGTTCTCACCGATCATCAAATAGGAATGATTTGTCCGGTGATTAACGAAAAACTGTGGCAAAGTATGCCGGAAGAGTATAGAAATTACATCAAAAGAGCCATTCAGGTCGCTCGTTACTACATGAACTATACTGTTTTGGAGCAAGAGGCAAAATTGTTGAAACTGTTCCGAGAACAATATGGAATGGAAATAATTGTCCCCGATAAAGAAGCATTCATCAAACATGCACACGAATACTATCTGAATAATCCGGCATTTGATGAGAAATGGAAGGAGTTGTACAGAAAGATCCAAGAGATGTAA
- a CDS encoding TRAP transporter small permease, whose translation MKILRVILKTILDVLEIHLPSILLFTFTISLFLQVLLRYVFKFPSPELYEITSYCFVWTVLLGAACAHRYRDHLRFNIIYEKLPRKVQLVIDITFDSFITILFIISLKPILKQTFWYHLIRSEVLGIPWTYLVISLPVFMILVIYHNISYVYYGIRELITGVPAKTEGKPWE comes from the coding sequence ATGAAGATACTAAGGGTTATTTTAAAAACAATATTGGATGTTTTGGAAATTCACCTACCATCGATTTTGCTTTTTACTTTCACTATCTCTTTGTTTCTTCAGGTTTTGTTGAGATATGTTTTCAAATTTCCCTCTCCTGAGCTTTATGAGATAACTTCTTACTGTTTCGTGTGGACGGTTTTGCTCGGTGCAGCATGTGCCCATCGTTATCGTGATCATTTGAGATTCAATATAATTTATGAAAAACTTCCTAGAAAGGTTCAGTTAGTAATAGACATAACCTTTGATTCGTTCATAACAATTCTTTTCATAATCTCATTGAAACCTATCTTAAAGCAAACTTTCTGGTATCACCTGATTCGGTCGGAGGTTTTAGGGATCCCCTGGACTTATTTAGTTATAAGTCTTCCTGTTTTCATGATATTGGTTATTTATCACAATATCTCGTATGTATACTACGGAATTAGAGAATTGATAACAGGCGTTCCTGCAAAAACGGAGGGAAAACCATGGGAATGA
- a CDS encoding TRAP transporter large permease, whose product MGMISFFLTFGIMFVLGYPIVFAMIAAGIVYFLSTGISLPNLLDILTIQFSGQYVLISVPLFIFTANVMNDCEITTKLFDFIKKALGGIRGGLGYANIAASIIFAGMSGSEIADVSGIGSIEIKAMLDEGYDGAFACAVTAASATIGPIIPPSIPMVIYSMLTGTSLGYLFLAGFLPGLLLGALEMLMVYILSRVRNYPCTGRVPLPLLIRSFWVSLPALLAPAILLAGLYGGIFTATEAAAIVAVYVMLISWLIYRTLGWKKLYKILMKTAETVGYISFIVASANIFTYVVAREHVPQLLTEAFINAGLLSNRILLLLSANLLYFVLGMFIDVSIIQLVVIPMIFPLVIAAGIDPVHFGIITTVNLMMALDTPPYGQTGYITSAISGTPLREVFKEMLKYWIPIEVAALMIITFWPDFVLFLPRLFGYSG is encoded by the coding sequence ATGGGAATGATTTCTTTCTTTCTAACGTTCGGTATAATGTTCGTTTTAGGGTATCCTATAGTCTTTGCCATGATAGCTGCTGGTATAGTTTATTTTCTTTCAACAGGAATAAGTCTTCCAAATCTGTTGGACATTTTAACAATACAATTTTCTGGTCAATACGTTCTGATATCTGTGCCGCTTTTCATATTTACAGCCAACGTCATGAACGATTGTGAAATAACAACAAAATTATTTGATTTCATAAAAAAGGCATTGGGAGGAATTAGAGGGGGGCTTGGATACGCTAACATTGCTGCTAGTATAATTTTTGCGGGTATGAGTGGTTCAGAGATAGCGGATGTCTCGGGAATAGGTAGCATCGAAATAAAAGCCATGCTAGATGAGGGATACGACGGAGCATTCGCTTGTGCTGTTACAGCTGCTTCTGCTACGATTGGTCCTATCATTCCTCCGAGCATTCCTATGGTGATTTATTCGATGCTCACCGGGACTTCCCTGGGATATCTATTTCTAGCAGGCTTCTTGCCAGGGCTTCTTTTGGGAGCTCTTGAAATGTTAATGGTTTATATCTTGTCGAGAGTACGCAACTATCCGTGTACCGGGAGAGTCCCATTACCTTTACTTATAAGGTCTTTTTGGGTCTCTCTACCAGCACTTTTAGCACCTGCCATTCTTCTAGCCGGTCTTTATGGAGGTATCTTCACAGCTACTGAAGCTGCCGCGATAGTAGCAGTTTATGTTATGTTGATAAGTTGGTTAATATACAGAACTCTCGGTTGGAAGAAACTCTACAAAATTTTAATGAAGACGGCAGAAACGGTTGGTTACATTAGTTTTATAGTCGCATCGGCGAACATTTTCACTTATGTGGTTGCCCGAGAACATGTTCCTCAGCTTTTAACAGAAGCTTTCATAAATGCAGGTTTGCTTTCGAACAGAATTTTGCTCTTGTTGAGTGCTAACCTCCTGTATTTCGTACTAGGAATGTTCATAGATGTTTCCATAATTCAATTAGTTGTGATTCCTATGATTTTCCCATTGGTGATAGCTGCAGGGATAGATCCAGTGCATTTTGGTATAATAACCACCGTCAATCTAATGATGGCGTTGGATACACCTCCCTATGGCCAAACCGGTTATATTACCAGTGCGATAAGCGGAACACCACTGAGAGAGGTTTTCAAAGAAATGTTGAAATATTGGATACCAATAGAGGTCGCCGCGCTGATGATCATAACATTTTGGCCAGATTTCGTTCTATTCCTACCACGTCTCTTTGGCTATTCAGGTTGA
- a CDS encoding Gfo/Idh/MocA family protein yields MKKIRLGIVGCGIAARTLHFPALKELSHLFEITAVTSRTRAHAEEFARMSGNPVVFDSYEELLDSGLVDAVDLAVPVDLNLPFIERALQKGVHVICEKPISTDVKTGKKIVALSRNSNKVVYIAENFRHASVFWKAKELIEAGKIGEVVYTSWQIWVGMDESNEYVRTDWRKEPKHVGGFLSDGGVHHAAALRLIFGEVEWVSAVAEDLSPHLGGMDFLSTLFEFENGIVGNYTVSYSLKGEDEFEVVGTKGKMFIFWDKIVLNDDVVAVPQEDSYQREFEDFYHVIVTGKPNNLGNPEEALKDLAFIEACVKSNGEKTFISEFLL; encoded by the coding sequence GTGAAGAAAATCAGACTCGGTATCGTAGGTTGCGGAATTGCTGCTAGAACGTTGCATTTTCCAGCTTTGAAAGAGCTTTCTCATCTTTTTGAGATAACGGCTGTTACCAGTAGAACAAGAGCGCATGCAGAAGAATTCGCAAGAATGTCGGGAAATCCAGTGGTGTTTGATAGCTACGAAGAACTTTTAGATTCAGGACTTGTTGATGCTGTTGATCTTGCGGTTCCTGTCGATCTGAACCTCCCGTTCATTGAAAGAGCTCTTCAGAAAGGTGTCCATGTTATCTGTGAAAAGCCGATTTCAACGGATGTTAAAACAGGTAAAAAGATTGTTGCGCTATCCAGGAACTCTAACAAAGTGGTGTACATTGCGGAGAATTTCAGACATGCTTCTGTTTTTTGGAAAGCGAAAGAGTTAATCGAAGCTGGAAAGATTGGTGAAGTCGTATACACGAGTTGGCAAATATGGGTGGGTATGGATGAAAGCAACGAATATGTTCGTACCGATTGGAGAAAGGAACCAAAACACGTAGGTGGTTTCCTCTCCGATGGAGGAGTTCATCATGCGGCAGCACTGAGATTGATCTTCGGAGAGGTCGAATGGGTTTCAGCCGTTGCAGAGGATTTGTCACCTCATCTTGGAGGTATGGATTTTCTCTCAACGCTTTTCGAGTTCGAAAATGGTATTGTTGGAAATTATACCGTTTCTTACTCTTTGAAGGGTGAGGACGAATTCGAAGTTGTTGGAACGAAAGGAAAAATGTTTATTTTTTGGGACAAAATCGTTTTGAATGACGATGTTGTTGCTGTTCCGCAGGAAGATAGTTATCAAAGAGAGTTTGAAGATTTTTATCATGTAATTGTAACGGGAAAACCAAATAATTTGGGAAATCCGGAAGAAGCCTTGAAGGATCTTGCTTTCATAGAGGCTTGTGTGAAATCGAACGGAGAAAAGACGTTCATATCTGAGTTTCTGCTTTGA